One Capricornis sumatraensis isolate serow.1 chromosome 8, serow.2, whole genome shotgun sequence genomic region harbors:
- the LOC138083481 gene encoding olfactory receptor 8C8-like: protein MNTENASSVTEFILMGLTEQPELQLPLFFLFLLNYLVTVVGNLCLMILICLNSHLHTPMYFFLFNLSFIDLCYSSVFTPKMLMNFISKRNVISFTGCISQLFFFCFFVSSECYVLTAMAYDRYVAICKPLLYTMVMSPQVCSLLISGSYVLGFAGAMVHTGYMMRLVFCDSNIISHFMCDILPLLQLSCSSTYANEIVVSAVAGTVVIVSSLIILISYALILFNILHIPSSKGLSKALSTCGSHITTVGLFYGFALLTHVRSSSSSFVEQGKFFSVLYTNVVPMLNPLIYSLRNKDVKVGVKKTLKRITMNETSYATFSLFFSRSTVSSFVLSCSSFVFLMSF, encoded by the coding sequence ATGAATACGGAAAATGCCTCCTCTGTGACTGAGTTTATCCTTATGGGATTGACAGAACAACCTGAACTCCAGTTACCCCTGTTTTTCCTGTTTCTGCTGAACTACCTGGTCACTGTGGTGGGAAATTTATGCTTGATGATTCTAATTTGTCTAAATTCACACctgcacacccccatgtactttttTCTGTTCAATCTCTCTTTTATTGATCTCTGTTACTCATCTGTCTTTACCCCAAAAATGCTAATGAACTTTATTTCCAAGAGGAATGTCATCTCCTTTACAGGATGTATATCTCAgctgtttttcttctgcttttttgtCAGCTCTGAGTGCTATGTGTTGACAGCCATGGCCTATgatcgctatgtggccatctgtaagCCCTTGCTGTACACAATGGTCATGTCCCCTCAGGTGTGTTCTCTGCTGATTTCTGGTTCATATGTGTTGGGGTTTGCTGGAGCCATGGTCCACACAGGGTATATGATGCGGctggtcttttgtgattccaaCATTATTAGCCATTTTATGTGTGACATTCTCCCACTCCTCCAGCTTTCCTGCAGCAGCACTTATGCCAATGAGATTGTGGTTTCTGCTGTTGCGGGGACAGTTGTTATAGTATCTAGCCTCATTATCTTAATTTCTTATGCTTTGATTCTCTTCAATATTCTTCATATACCATCATCTAAAGGTTTGTCCAAAGCCTTGAGCACCTGTGGGTCCCATATTACAACAGTTGGTCTATTCTATGGATTTGCGCTGCTCACTCATGTCAGGTCATCGTCTTCTAGTTTTGTGGAGCAGGGAAAATTTTTCTCAGTACTTTACACTAATGTGGTACCCATGCTGAACCCTCTCATTTATAGCCTCAGGAACAAGGATGTCAAAGTTGGTGTGAAGAAAACCTTGAAGAGAATCACAATGAATGAAACCAGTTATgctacattttctttgtttttttctcgcTCCACTGTATCCTCTTTTGTTTTGTCATGCTCTTCATTTGTCTTTCTAATGTCCTTTTGA